A stretch of DNA from Acidobacteriota bacterium:
TGGCGCGTTCCCCTGAGGTGGCCTTGCTGCGATTGAATATCTGGTCCGCTTCCGCATCGGTCAGCGGAATCGGCGTTCCGGCGCCACCCACAAAATCGGTTACCCGCGGCGTGTTTTTTACGATGTGCCAGACATTGTCGTCCATGGCCAGCTCGACCAGCACATAGCCGGGATAAAACATTCGCGATGTTTCAATCTTCTTGCCGCCACGCACCTCGACCACTGTCTCGGTGGGGATCATCACCTGCCCGATTTTGTCTTCCAGGCCGAAGGCTTGCACGCGGCTTTCCAGGCTTTCCTTCACCTTGCGCTCGAACCCCGAATAAGTGTGGATGATGTACCACTTCTTATTCGAACTCGCAGCAACGGGCTCTACGACGGGCTCAGCGCTGTCCGCAGCGGAGTCCGCCGGCGGTAGCGCTTCCTGGTTGGGTAACTGTTCCTGATTACTTTCCATCTATTTGCCTAGCTCCAACAAGGCCCGCACGCCTTGCGTGAAAATCCAATCCAGCGTGCCAAAGTAAGTGGCGAAGAAGGCCACCGTGATCATCACGACCACCGTGGTCGCCTTGATCTGCGGCCAGCCGGGCCATGAAACGCGTTTTGTTTCAGCGCGCACTTCACCGAGAAACGTCTTCGCGCGTTTAGGCCACGAACCGGCCTCGGAGATTGCTCCGCCAATGGCCGATTCTTTCTCCGGCTCATCACCTGCTGCTGCCTTGATCGAATCCGCGTTTCCCATTCCAGGGTTTCTCCACAGCCTTGCTTACTCAATCGTAGAATGCGAATGTTCGTTCACTCCTGCCCGTCTCACCAAAGCCATCCCGCCCATGCCTGCTGCGCGGCGAAAAATGGCAGGGGCGGAGGGATTCGAACCCCCACAACCGGTTTTGGAGACCGGCGGTCTACCATTAAACCTACGCCCCTATCGGCACTCTAGCGGCATCAGGAACCGGCATCCATCAAAAGGACCAGTCCGTTTTCACTGCCCGGCGTTCCAGACTGCTTCCGAGGCTAACGAACTTCCTTGTGCGCCGTGTGCGTCTTGCAAGTCCGGCAAAACTTTTTGATCTCCAACCGAGTAGTCGTTTTTTTCTTATTCTTGGTGGTGGTATAGTTCCTGTTCTTGCACTCGGGACACTGTAAGGTAATGATATCACGCATTGGTTTACCCTTGCCGTTCTGTTGAAATCGCCTAGCTTAAACCTGACGTCTAATTCTGTTCACCG
This window harbors:
- the secE gene encoding preprotein translocase subunit SecE; this encodes MGNADSIKAAAGDEPEKESAIGGAISEAGSWPKRAKTFLGEVRAETKRVSWPGWPQIKATTVVVMITVAFFATYFGTLDWIFTQGVRALLELGK
- the nusG gene encoding transcription termination/antitermination protein NusG → MESNQEQLPNQEALPPADSAADSAEPVVEPVAASSNKKWYIIHTYSGFERKVKESLESRVQAFGLEDKIGQVMIPTETVVEVRGGKKIETSRMFYPGYVLVELAMDDNVWHIVKNTPRVTDFVGGAGTPIPLTDAEADQIFNRSKATSGERAKPKLKFEHGEVVKIVDGPFGNFNGTVEEVNLDRNTLKVMVTIFGRATPVELDFLQVEKI
- the rpmG gene encoding 50S ribosomal protein L33, which encodes MRDIITLQCPECKNRNYTTTKNKKKTTTRLEIKKFCRTCKTHTAHKEVR